Proteins encoded by one window of Macaca fascicularis isolate 582-1 chromosome 10, T2T-MFA8v1.1:
- the CCDC188 gene encoding coiled-coil domain-containing protein 188 isoform X2 — protein sequence MEGLKTLGPCGHPHPQCPPAPASGSHGECLDQPCQGFAGWPCLGPISSAHSVQSQRPFPVPGAGGRGARVEGEAPGLFLSSQEQRARDPEGPRQGDVEAGLGWGWPLHPGSNQGAPRQGESTGSEPRPCPCPPLSPEGGALASAEPLGSADQSFLQLEQENHSLKRQNQDLREQLGALLGPGQQFLPLCPEHSSCTALAWPPDPAGTQPLGNRAPLQLLRRELCQGQEAFVQQSQNELQQIRLCFERKKMVITEVWDSVAEMHMALNNQATGLLNLKKDIRGVLDQMEDIQLEILRERAQCRTRARKEQQMVSMAKGRPKLGSSKSLAGQLWLLTLRLLLGTLLVWTAAYVYVVNPTPFEGLVPPLLSRATVWKLRALLDPFLRLEVDGFLPF from the exons atggaggggctGAAAACCTTGGGCCCCTgtggccacccccacccccagtgtcccccagccccagcctccggCAGCCATGGAGAATGCCTGGACCAGCCCTGCCAGGGATTTGCAGGGTGGCCCTGCCTGGGCCCCATCTCCTCTGCTCACTCAGTGCAGTCCCAGAGACCATTCCCAGTCccaggggcagggggcaggggggcCAGAGTGGAGGGTGAGGCTCCTGGGCTCTTTctgtccagccaggagcagagagCGAGAGACCCTGAGGGGCCGAGACAAGGAGACGTGGAGGCAGGGCTTGGGTGGGGCTGGCCCCTGCACCCAGGGTCGAACCAGGGGGCTCCCAGGCAGGGGGAATCCACTGGTTCAGAGCCCAGACCCTGCCCATGCCCACCCCTGTCACCAGAGGGAGGGGCCCTGGCCTCTGCAGAGCCGCTGGGCTCTGCAGACCAGTCCTTCCTGCAGCTAGAGCAGGAGAACCACAGCCTG AAAAGGCAGAACCAGGACCTTCGAGAGCAGCTGGGGGCCCTCCTAGGGCCGGGGCAGCAGTTCCTGCCCCTGTGTCCCGAACACTCAAGCTGCACTGCTCTGGCCTGG CCCCCTGACCCAGCTGGCACGCAGCCCTTGGGGAACAGGGCACCTCTGCAGCTGCTGCGGCGGGAGCTGTGCCAGGGGCAAGAGGCTTTCGTGCAGCAGTCCCAG AACGAGCTGCAGCAGATCCGCCTGTGCTTTGAGAGGAAGAAGATGGTCATCACAGAG GTGTGGGACAGCGTGGCTGAGATGCACATGGCCCTGAACAACCAGGCCACCGGCCTCCTG AACCTCAAGAAGGACATCCGGGGCGTGCTGGACCAGATGGAGGATATCCAGCTGGAGATACTCAG GGAGCGGGCCCAGTGCCGCACTCGAGCCAGGAAGGAGCAGCAGATGGTGAGCATGGCA AAAGGGAGGCCAAAGCTGGGAAGCTCCAAGAGCCTGGCAGGCCAGCTCTG GCTGCTGACCCTGAGGCTGCTGTTGGGCACCTTGCTGGTCTGGACTGCTGCCTACGTGTACGTGGTGAACCCCACGCCCTTCGAGGGGCTGGTGCCGCCCCTGCTGAGCCGTGCCACCGTCTGGAAGCTCCGGGCCCTGCTGGACCCCTTCCTGCGCCTCGAGGTGGACGGCTTCCTGCCCTTCTAG
- the CCDC188 gene encoding coiled-coil domain-containing protein 188 isoform X1, which produces MVITEVWDSVAEMHMALNNQATGLLNLKKDIRGVLDQMEDIQLEILRERAQCRTRARKEQQMKGRPKLGSSKSLAGQLWLLTLRLLLGTLLVWTAAYVYVVNPTPFEGLVPPLLSRATVWKLRALLDPFLRLEVDGFLPF; this is translated from the exons ATGGTCATCACAGAG GTGTGGGACAGCGTGGCTGAGATGCACATGGCCCTGAACAACCAGGCCACCGGCCTCCTG AACCTCAAGAAGGACATCCGGGGCGTGCTGGACCAGATGGAGGATATCCAGCTGGAGATACTCAG GGAGCGGGCCCAGTGCCGCACTCGAGCCAGGAAGGAGCAGCAGATG AAAGGGAGGCCAAAGCTGGGAAGCTCCAAGAGCCTGGCAGGCCAGCTCTG GCTGCTGACCCTGAGGCTGCTGTTGGGCACCTTGCTGGTCTGGACTGCTGCCTACGTGTACGTGGTGAACCCCACGCCCTTCGAGGGGCTGGTGCCGCCCCTGCTGAGCCGTGCCACCGTCTGGAAGCTCCGGGCCCTGCTGGACCCCTTCCTGCGCCTCGAGGTGGACGGCTTCCTGCCCTTCTAG